From Zea mays cultivar B73 chromosome 3, Zm-B73-REFERENCE-NAM-5.0, whole genome shotgun sequence:
AATTAGATTTggatttaaatttcaaattttgaaGAACCTACGTCCCCATTGAGATGTACTAACTCCTAAAGGATAAGGTCTCGCTcgaccctctcaagtgatccactgATCAACTTGAGCCCTCAGATCCACTAAGAATAGAGATAGGGTCTCTATAAGGCACTCCATAAGATCTAGAGTCTTTTGCTAGCCTCTTAAGGGGCAGAGATGTTGCGCATGACTTATGTTGTTTGGTGACAACGAAGGGGAGACCGATTGAGTGCTATAGGGGTGAGATTGGCGACGAGATGCTCGTCGGTGAACTGAAAGAAAGAGGCGAGAGGTTAGGGATGAAACCCAGGTTCCACGTGTCAGATACAGAGGGAACAAATGAGTGCATGTGAGGAGTACTGACAACATGGGCATGCTTGTTGGCGGACGAGCGAACGAGAGCACGGGCGCGCACGGTTTAATAGGCCGAATGCCATTGGACCGTCTGAGTTCTACCTTTTTAGTTTTATTCTTTTTAGAATTAGATTTGGatttaaatttcaaattcaaattccaaTAACTTCAGTTAAATTTGACATTTGGTAAAAAAATTTACATACAACAAAGAAACAATGTAGCATAATTTGGACACATACCACACACAAATTTGTTTCCCCTCTCCTCTTTAATTTGGAAAGGTCGCATACAATTAAGATTTTTTTTCAAGTTCAAAGCATGGGTTTacacaattacaagtgagtttgcacATTACATAAGTAAGGTGTTACAGAGGAGAAGGATGGAGCAATGAAGCTACACAAAGGGTATGTAACCATTAAAACAATTATAAATATATGTATAGATACATCATTATAAAGATGAGAATGTATTTGGTGCAATCAGGCTAATTGGTACAACCGGTTTAACCAAGACACATGAATGAAGGTGGAAAAACTTTTTAGAAAACatcgtttttcaaaacaaccctgccacATTTCGCTAGAATTTTTAAAAAGGTCCTCACCTCTATTTTTGTGTCTTGGTTGCACGGTTCACCAATTGGTCTGATTGCAATAAATACATTTTTTATAATATAGTATAATATATAGATACAGATGTTACTATAGAAGGTGTGTTTATCTACATCATTTTAGCTGCCCAAGACCGAGAAGCAACCAGGACCCCCGTTGTCAATGATGATTGGCTCACGCAGTAGTCACTCGCGTGTCCCTAGAAACTCGGCGTGTCAATAGGAACTGCCCAAAGGCGCCCAACTACCGGAGTTTCTCGTACGCCGGTACGCCCAGCAGCCGCACCATCTCTTTCGGCGCGGACGCCTGACCCAACCGAACGGCGGCCAGCCGCGAGCCGTCTACCTGTGGCTACGAAATTGCACGCCAAGGCGCGAGCCGCTTTAACTTTCATCCCCGCACCGGCACGTCCGGCCGGCCAACCGAAACCACGCCGAGGCCTATCTCTCTCCGAGTTTGATCCAGCTCCGTCCCAGCGCCAACTGCTAATCCGGTAATCCCTCGCCGGCTTGGTGTCCCGGTCAAACCTGCCCCGACCGACGGGAGGATCCAACGGCGGCCGCTCGCCCACACAACAACCATGCATCTGCACCGCTCCTCCACGTGCCGCGTCGCGGTCGTCACGGCCCACGGCCCGGCGCTCCTCCCCCCTCGCCGACCACCCCCTCTCCCTTCTTCTATTCCCCACCCCCCGCCTCGTCTCCTCCACCGCCGCCCCCACATCTATTCACCCGTCCGTCCGTTCCTTCGTCTCTACGCGCAAACGAGAGAAGGCtaggtcgtcgtcgtcgttgtcgtcgtgaCGCGGAGAGATCTGGGAGGAGGAGCGATGGACGGGAAGTTGCCGCCGCCGAACCCGAACCTGCCGTACCGGGAGGACTGCTGGAGCGAGGGCGAGACGGCCGCGCTCGTCGACGCCTGGGGCTCGCGCTACCTCGACCTCAACCGCGGGAGCCTCCGCCAGCCACAGTGGCGGGAGGTCGCCGACGCCGTCAACTCTCGCCCCGGGGCCTccgcgcgccgccgcccgccGCGCACCGACATCCAGTGCAAGAACCGCGTCGACACGCTCAAGAAGAAGTACAAGGCCGAGCGCGCGCGCGGCGGGCCATCGCAGTGGAACTTCTACGCCCAGCTCGACCTCCTCGTCGGGCCCACGCTCACCGGCATCAAGAAGCCGTCCCCACCGCGCGCCGCGCTGCCCGTGTTCCGGAGGCGCCTGACGCCGCCGCGCTCCCCGTCGCCGCAATCACCGCCGCCGCTTCCCGTGGCGCTCCCCCTGCACAATTACCGCCGTGGCTCCGACCTCCCCTCCGCAAACCTCATCCATAAGGcggccgctgccgccgccgctgctgccGCGGAGTCCGACTCAGAAGATGGCTACAACAACAACGACTATGACGATGACGAAGGATCTCAGCAGTCGCCGTCGCGTTCTGTATCTTCGggctttggtggtggtggtggtggtgctccTCCTGCTGTTGGCAGCAAGAGGAAGATGAGCAGTGGCAGTGGTGGTTTCGGGGAGCTAGCGAGGGCAATTGAGACTTTCGCGGATATGTACGAGCGCATGGAAGCCGCTAAGCAGCAGCACGCGGAGGAGATGGAGAGGCAGCGAATCAAGTTCCTCAAGGATCTGGAGCTGAAGCGGATGCAGGCTTTTGTGGACATGCAGCTACAGCTCGCGAGGACAAAGCACGCCAGGAAGGGTGACGCTTCCTCGGATACGCTCATGTCTCTCGCTGCACTGCCATTCCTCAGCAGCCCTGCTTATCTCTAAATTGGAAGAGTTAGGTAAAGGAATGCTTTGGCCTTAAATTAGGATACAGTCTGTTGGTTGATGTGATAGAGTTGTTAGTGGATTGTTTATGTTCTTGCTAAGATACTGTCGTTGTTTCATACGAACCACAGAGGTACTAGGTCTTTAAATTTTAAATGTACCTTGCAATGCATTATGCTCAAGTTTTTCTTAGATGAGAAGGAATTTTTACTGGTTTGTGACATGTAACTTTCAATGTATTACGAATTTAATCTCAGCTACCTTTTGTTCTGTATCATTTACATTATTTTTTTTGGCAATTTTTGTTATGCATGATTGGTTTACAACTTTGCATGTTGAGAAACCTATGCTTTGTTTATGACACCACAGTATTTTATGTCTGTGGTATGCTATTTCTTGTCACTGGCCTTTCTAGTTGGGGAAGGGAACTATGGTTTTTTAGTGTATGTGAGCAGTGAGCCTTTGCTATAATTCTACATCAAGATATGTGTTCCCATTTTCTCTCATTTGAGATGCTTGGTTGCCCCAGATGATATAGGGTAATTTATTTACCTTTCGATGTGTATTTGAACATCTACTACATCAACAATGTGTATTTTTTTGTTCTGGTTTTAGCTTTTCTTTTGAGATGCACATGCACTATTGCTGAAAACTTTCTGATACGATCTTTAAAGACTGGCTGGAACCAGGATTAGAAGATTAGGGGGGCATAAAGTTAATTCAGAGATAAATTACTAACATGTTAAAGTTCTTTTCAAATTTCAACCTCTTAGGCTTTTGTAGGAAAATTGGGTCATGGCCCCTGCCAGTCCCCTACTGGCTCCACTGCTTAAAAGGCGTGTTCATTAGTGGAAGATGATGATGTTTTGTATTGGGAGTCTCTCTGTATTAGGAATTTGAGGATTCTGCACTAGGTTTTTTTTTGGGGGGGTGGGGGGCTACATTGCTGGGAGGCATTTGAAGATCTGATTCTGAACTTCTCGTCTTATTTGACTGAACTGGTAATGAATTAAAAATGTTCAATAGTTTATGCTTGTGCCTCACCAATTTAATATTTTCTGAGAAAAATAGCTCATGGCATGGCCATTCTTATATAAATGAAATTGATGTGCACAAATGCTGATAATCAGAATATGGTTTTATAGATTCATGTGATGTATGCTATAGTGTCCTCTGCTTATGCCAATTTGCTTGGGATGTGATACTGCATTTTTATGCGCCTGTTAATTGCACCATGCTGTACTTGTTTTGTTTGCCATGGTAGAATTTGTCATCAGAAGTAGTTTGCATGTATCCGGATATTGTCTGTGCTCACATTATGGGAGTTGCAAATGATAATTCTGGTTGCTTCATTAGCACACATAATTGTATGTACCTGGTTATCTTTGCATTTGAATTCTGTTTTAAGCCAATACCTTATGGTATCCCAGCAGACCGTGTACATGACCGTGCAAACACTGTTTTGTACTGTAGAAGTTAAGCTACAAGTAGGCATTGAGGACAGACAAGTGTTCAGACTTGCTGCTGATGGAAAGTACTTGACCAAGCTAATGTAGGAGTCCTTTTTTATTGGTTCTGTTCAGTTTGAGCCGGCTGACATAATATGAAAATCATGGGCTCCTGCTAAATGCAAGTTCTTGTGGTTGGCTGCCATCGAAAATGTTGGACAGATAGGCTAAGCAGGAGAGGGCTTGATCATCTAGAGCATTGTCCTTTGTGTGATCAACATCAGGAATCTATTGATCATCTTTTGACAAATTGTGTGTTTGCTAGAGAGTTGGTACCGCCTGCTAAGTCAAGTGAATCTCCAGTTTCTTGCTCCACAGCCTGAGGACTGGAGCTTTGTGGTTTGGTGGAGTCTGGCGGCTGGTCAGATCAGTGCGGTTGCTAGGCGAGGTCTAAACGCACTAATTATTCTTGGAGTTTGGACTCTCTGGAAACACAGAAATAGTTGTGTGTTTGATTAAAAATCTCCTAAAACATTGAAGAGGTAATTCGTAAggctgatcaagaaaaggagacgtGGAGTCGAGCCGGGGCTGGGGATCTTTCACTCCTCAGCCCTCATTCCTGGTCCCTAAGTCTTTGTGGGGTCGTGTTCTTTAGGTTTTATGGATCTATTCATGTATTTCTGTTTTTGGTGGATCTATTCGTGTATTTCTGTTTTTGGCCTATGTAAGTTGGCTTTGTGTTCGTGTTGTTCTAGTCCATTTTGGACTCAActctttcttcttaatataataatgCGTAGTTGTGCATTTGAGAAAAAAAACTAGAGATGTGGATGACTAGCTGCTGGATGTAGCCCATTAATGCTAgggagacccaagagcagagtatCGGTGAAGTGCAATGCTCATTAGCCACCCTCGGCCGTAGAGTTAATTAAATTGTGCTCAACTTACCGTTGTGCCCATGCCCCGTGCAAATATCTTGTAAGAGCATCTTCAACAATATCTTAAACTAGTGCCTTAAATTAAAATATAAGCTTTACACAGAAAAAATTACTCTAACAGTACCTTATTTTGTAAAATTGTCAAAAATATATAGGGTTCCCTTTCAAGTGTCTCAAATATAATATACTATAATAGGTTGTTCTATAATCTAGAATTATAGTTTTACTGTTGGAGCATAATATTTTGTTGGCGTTCTAAATCATATAAAATATAGACATTTTTAAATTATAGGGTATTTTTATAGGACACTTGTTGGATATGCTCTAACATGGGGTATTTTACTCCTATTGCTAAGTTTGGTGCTTGTTTGCTTTTTTTCATTGATTGGTTGCTATCGGTCCTCACTTGCATTTATTTATGAATGCAGCAGGAGTTGTCTTTcaattaagaagaaaagtttatatATACAGTAACGTATCATTAAAGGGTGTTTGGTTCCGTGTCATATTCTATGTTTGAATGTCTATTACGAGtattaaatataatttaattataaaactaattatatagCTAAAGACTAAACGTCGAGAAAAAATATTAAGCCTAATTAATTCAGAATTAGCAAATTTTTATTGTAACATCATATAACTGAATCATGGACTAATTAGGATTAAAAGGTTCGCCTTATCTTTTAGTTCTTATATGTGTAATTATTTTTATAATTatactatatttaatacttctaATTAGCATATAAACATCTGATATTACAgagactaaagtttagcccgCGGAAGCAAGCAAACGGGACCTAAGGTTGTCCGCAGTGATCTACTCGATCACGTACGCTACAAAGGTAGCGTCGAATATGGAGTAACGCGACGACTGCAACGGCAAACTCTACGTACTACTCTATCACGCAGTAAGGAGAGAGGAACGCTATATACAGCGTACGCTCGTTTCTACTCTACGTaccgttcctggctgacagcgctGTTGGGAGTTCGGAGGGATAGACAGTGGCAGGCGCGGTGGGATAGAATAGTGTGGgaaaaatataatataatatatggTAGTTGGTATAGGGTAGATATATAGAGTAATTGTGACCGCGGATGATTGTGGTATAGAGTAGAGAATCTCACTGACCAGAATGAAATATTTCTTTTGGAGTAGAAATTTAGGGTTCCACGAGTGCGGATAGCCTAAGGTTCGCCAGACAAGACGGGGACAACTTCTTTTCTGAAAGGAGCAACCTAGGATACCCCTCCTCGTAGCCAAAAGTAACTCTACCTTCTGGTTTGCAAAAATGGGCACTGTTTTGATTTGCCGAACACTTTCTCCCCAAATCATAGCATGGGTTTAGATCCtcttcaatttcaaatgttcaaGTATTGTCATCTTTAAATGCTCTTGGCTGCTGAGTGATGGGTGGTGCCAACTGATACTGATCTAAATTTGTAGTTAACAATTTTTATCCAATTTTCTAGTATGCCATCAGTTGATGTGCCTAATGGTTTTTCCGAGTGCTGCATTCTCTTTAGCGCTTGCTGGTATTGATCTTGCAAGCGTCCTTTTTTAATGTAATGATATGCAATTCTCTTGCATTGGCTTTGTATTGCAGTGTTTGAGAAAAAGAAAATCCTGGAAGCGTTATTTAAAGACTACAGTTGATTTTTACTTCATTGCAGGTTGCAGCATGCTCCGTGCTCATGTATTTCTGGTCATCACTAATTTTGGGCTTCATCATCAGATTTATGTTTTGTACATTTTTAACCGTCAGATTTGTAACTTCAGAAAATTCTAGCACTTGTTCATATCAGTATTATGTACTGATATGTTCTATCGATCTCTGACTCTGATGTTCCAGATTGttacgagctaacgggatgatgtcGCTCTCAGATGAAGATCGATCTGGGTTCAGAGGTAGACTGGTACATAGACGGCCTGAAGCAGTGAAGTTGGTGGTGGGAAACTGAAGTGAAGTTGCTGATGCGCATGTACCATGGTCCACGAGAAATCGAGAACCCCTTAACCTTTTATAGTTTTCGACTTACTGAAATAGCCATGTAAACAATGCATAAAGGCCTTTGTCTGTTAATTTGTTTTGCAATTTTCATTTGACGCTAACTAAAATCCAAATGCTTCAGTTGAATTATATATATCCCATGACATGGCTATGACCGATGGGTGTATTTCTTATTTACCCCCTTTATAAAAAAAATATAGTTATAGATTTAAGTTTGATCAAGTTAGTAAAAAACATATTAATATGTGTCTCTCAATAGGTTTACTATAAAAATAAATTTTATATCTAATCTAAAGTTGTCATCTCTCGAGTGCTATAAAAATCAAACTAGAGAGACTCTAATAAGTTAGGATTCCGCTAAAGTTGTTATTAAATCTTCCACGAGGAATAAGCACAAGAGCTCATCATAATTAATGATTAGAGCCAACAACAATTATTAATAGCTACTCAACAATCTCATAAACTCTAGGCCATCTAGGCAACGACAATCATAAGAGATGATCGGACCAAGTCGCTCAACTAGCATCAGAAGATGCAAGAGCTCTATGATCTCACACAAATGATGATCAGGAGTATACAATTGAATGGAGTGCTAAGGTGCTATAATGAAAATGGATTGCAAGCCATTTGAttatgagttttggtgtttgatgaacaacataaaCATTTGAACTAATGATGTTTGCTAGCGTTTATGGATATAGTTTAAAAGATGCAACGTGGACTTCGACGAAGACAACAAGGTAATCAAGAAAATGTACAATTTAAAGCAAGACTGTAGAAGACTCTTAAATACCTATCAAGATTAAGCAAGAGCCTAAGACACAAAATTTAAAAAAAACATAAACAGAGACACACAAAGACACAAAGAAACATGGTGTACAGAGAGCACCTGTCGTATTCGGTGATGCATTGGATAGGTATTGTGTCTGTGCTGAAGATTAGGATGAAGGCTAAGTACACATGACACATATGTCTACACCAGATAGGGCACCCAATAAGCTTTGCAACATGTGTGTGAGATTATAATGCATTGGACATGCCCGGTGAAGCACCAAATTTCACGTCGGATAGTGTGCTCAAAGAGGTTGCAAATGCAACCAAGCCGCGTATAACTAACCGAACAACATGTTCAGAGAGGTTCCAAAGCAAGTGGGTGGGGCATAACTCACCGTACATGTCTGGTGAAAGAAAACAGGTAAAAAATAATACACTTTGAGATTTGGATCTTGGCCTTGTCGCTCCATTTTCTTTATATTGTAGCTATGACTACAGTTGCAAAAAAACACAACTAGTATGTTCCGTAGCTATTGCTACATATAGTCACAGCTGCAGCGACAGGCTTATTTGCATGCACATTTAAACTTTAGTTTTGAATATTACTCTATTGTATATActattgtcgggtaccgtaattaggggtacctccaacactcctaaacacggctggtaagcaccctcagcacaaaccgcaaagactgatgggcacggttcaagacaaggcctcgtctaccaagggacgcaacctcgcctcgcccgagcctggcctcgggcgggaacagtagtcccggacgaattcacgcctcgcccgagggcctcctcaggcagtgggcgcaccctcagctcgcccgaagcccagctcgggcaggcttcgtcgtgaagcaaccttggccaaatcgccttaccaaccgaccgtatcgcaggcgccttCAATGC
This genomic window contains:
- the LOC103651369 gene encoding trihelix transcription factor ASIL2, with product MDGKLPPPNPNLPYREDCWSEGETAALVDAWGSRYLDLNRGSLRQPQWREVADAVNSRPGASARRRPPRTDIQCKNRVDTLKKKYKAERARGGPSQWNFYAQLDLLVGPTLTGIKKPSPPRAALPVFRRRLTPPRSPSPQSPPPLPVALPLHNYRRGSDLPSANLIHKAAAAAAAAAAESDSEDGYNNNDYDDDEGSQQSPSRSVSSGFGGGGGGAPPAVGSKRKMSSGSGGFGELARAIETFADMYERMEAAKQQHAEEMERQRIKFLKDLELKRMQAFVDMQLQLARTKHARKGDASSDTLMSLAALPFLSSPAYL